One window from the genome of Pseudomonas fluorescens encodes:
- a CDS encoding alpha/beta hydrolase: MTKRLIPPRLPVVAKAGILYLALCTTTLVNGAERPPLVIKEQGSLTAGGGQISQPGIFDPYRPAQADGQTLHGDHLYAFYQVPVDSRPLPILMLHGAGQSAKSWETTADGREGFQNIFLRRGFSTYLIDQPRRGDAGRSLVEATIKPVPDEQLWFNQFRIGLWPKVFEGSQFPRGQAAQEQFFRSMTPNTGAYDADVVSNGVAALLGKTGPAILFTHSQGGGPGWLAAIKSPNVRAIVAFEPGSGFVFPEGEVPAPIPSAFDTLSGQAVSQEQFKALTRLPIIIFYGDNIPDQPVRLPAQDSWRARLEMARVWRDTVNRHGGDVRLVHLPEIGIKGNSHFPFSDLNNLEIADLVSTFLAEKNLD; the protein is encoded by the coding sequence ATGACTAAGCGTTTGATCCCTCCAAGACTGCCCGTCGTCGCGAAGGCGGGCATCCTTTATTTGGCGTTGTGCACCACGACGCTGGTCAATGGCGCGGAACGTCCACCCCTGGTCATCAAGGAACAGGGAAGCCTGACGGCCGGCGGCGGGCAGATCTCCCAGCCAGGTATTTTTGATCCCTACCGTCCAGCCCAGGCCGATGGTCAAACCCTACATGGTGACCACCTGTATGCGTTCTATCAGGTTCCGGTCGATAGCCGTCCACTGCCGATTCTCATGCTTCATGGCGCCGGGCAGTCGGCGAAGTCCTGGGAAACGACGGCCGATGGTCGTGAAGGCTTTCAGAATATTTTCCTGCGTCGCGGATTCTCTACCTACCTGATCGACCAACCGCGCCGTGGCGATGCGGGACGCAGTCTGGTTGAAGCGACGATCAAGCCTGTGCCGGATGAGCAACTGTGGTTCAACCAGTTTCGCATCGGCCTTTGGCCCAAGGTCTTCGAGGGCAGTCAGTTCCCACGCGGGCAGGCGGCGCAGGAGCAGTTTTTTCGTTCCATGACCCCCAACACCGGGGCCTATGACGCTGATGTCGTATCCAACGGCGTTGCCGCGCTGTTGGGGAAAACCGGGCCGGCCATTTTGTTCACCCATTCCCAGGGCGGCGGGCCCGGCTGGTTGGCAGCGATCAAAAGCCCGAACGTGCGGGCCATCGTGGCATTCGAGCCGGGCAGCGGCTTCGTGTTTCCAGAGGGGGAAGTGCCTGCGCCGATTCCCAGCGCCTTCGACACGCTCTCGGGTCAGGCCGTTTCGCAGGAGCAGTTCAAGGCGCTGACCCGCCTCCCCATCATCATTTTCTACGGTGACAACATCCCCGACCAACCTGTGCGCTTGCCGGCCCAGGACAGCTGGCGTGCGCGCCTTGAAATGGCGCGCGTGTGGCGCGACACCGTGAACCGCCATGGGGGTGACGTCAGGCTGGTCCATTTGCCGGAGATCGGTATCAAGGGCAATAGCCATTTTCCGTTTTCGGACTTGAACAACCTCGAGATCGCGGACCTGGTTTCGACATTCCTGGCTGAAAAAAACCTCGATTGA
- a CDS encoding LysR family transcriptional regulator has translation MTTERYDQLAIFAAVAQERSFTRAAAKLGMSQPALSRAMRQLEERLGVRLLSRTTRSVAPTEAGEHLLRVVAPRFEEIDNEMAMLSEFRDKPAGKLRITAGEHSAITILQSVLARLLPNNPDLNIEIIVDYGFTDIVAEGFDAGVRLGPQVAKDMIAMRIGPDMRMAVVGSPAYFARYPKPVIPDDLTAHNCINLRMPTHGGLYIWEFEKNGQEVNVRVEGQLVFNTIAMRLEAALQGLGLAYMPEDQVQDAVAQGRLIRVLEDWCEPFSGYHLYYPSRRQSSPAFTLLREALRYVG, from the coding sequence ATGACCACCGAACGCTACGACCAGCTCGCCATCTTCGCCGCCGTCGCCCAGGAGCGCAGCTTCACCCGCGCAGCGGCCAAGCTGGGCATGTCGCAACCGGCGCTGAGCCGGGCGATGCGTCAGTTGGAGGAGCGGCTGGGGGTCAGGCTGCTCTCGCGCACCACGCGAAGTGTCGCCCCGACCGAAGCCGGTGAACACCTGCTGCGGGTGGTCGCGCCGCGATTCGAAGAGATCGATAACGAGATGGCGATGCTCAGTGAGTTTCGCGATAAGCCAGCGGGTAAGTTGCGCATCACTGCCGGTGAACACTCTGCGATCACGATCTTGCAATCCGTTCTCGCCAGGCTGCTGCCAAACAATCCAGATCTCAATATCGAAATCATCGTCGACTACGGTTTCACCGATATCGTCGCGGAGGGTTTCGACGCCGGTGTCCGGCTGGGCCCACAGGTCGCCAAGGACATGATCGCCATGCGTATCGGCCCTGATATGCGCATGGCGGTTGTGGGCTCGCCAGCGTATTTCGCCCGATACCCCAAGCCAGTCATCCCTGACGACCTCACGGCGCACAATTGCATCAACCTGCGCATGCCGACCCATGGCGGCCTTTACATCTGGGAGTTCGAGAAAAACGGACAGGAAGTGAACGTCCGAGTGGAAGGCCAGTTGGTGTTCAATACCATCGCGATGCGCCTGGAGGCGGCCCTCCAAGGGTTGGGGCTGGCCTACATGCCGGAGGACCAGGTGCAAGACGCTGTCGCGCAAGGCCGGTTGATTCGGGTGCTGGAAGATTGGTGCGAGCCGTTTTCCGGCTACCACCTCTACTATCCCAGTCGCCGCCAAAGTTCACCGGCCTTTACGCTGCTGCGCGAAGCCTTGCGCTACGTGGGTTGA
- a CDS encoding cupin domain-containing carboxymuconolactone decarboxylase family protein, translating to MKNTLIGLAVCAAAPFADAWGAGGTANESRTSQQISRAGSQASVAGPADYFTGRVRVDPLFPATDEVSASGAYVSFEPGARSAWHTHPAGQRLVVISGVGLTQEWGKPVQQIRPGDVIVCPPGVKHWHGAAPTSAMTHLAVTGTVEGKSVEWMEKVSEEQYGAAGTSTARPDTVAVSQTLSAKQQAIPLIAAAMATSNMPGLNTALNRGLDAGLTVSEVKEVLVQLYAYSGFPRSLNALGELMKVVEARKQRGVQDDPGREPARLIPTGDALLAAGTANQTRIAGAPVQGPLFDFVPVINQYLQTHLFGDIFERDNLDWQSRELATVAALAVTPGVESQLRSHLAASLRVGLSAAQLRQLIQLLDEQGDAAAAKRASEALDTVQANQPT from the coding sequence ATGAAAAATACCCTGATAGGTCTCGCGGTGTGCGCTGCGGCTCCCTTTGCCGATGCCTGGGGAGCAGGAGGTACTGCCAATGAATCCCGGACTTCGCAGCAGATCAGCCGGGCCGGCAGCCAGGCTTCGGTCGCAGGCCCGGCGGACTATTTCACCGGGCGAGTGCGGGTCGATCCGTTGTTCCCGGCTACCGATGAAGTGAGCGCCTCCGGCGCCTACGTCAGCTTCGAACCGGGTGCGCGCTCGGCTTGGCATACCCATCCCGCCGGTCAACGCTTGGTGGTGATTTCCGGTGTCGGCCTGACGCAGGAGTGGGGCAAGCCCGTGCAGCAGATCCGTCCGGGCGATGTCATCGTTTGCCCGCCAGGCGTCAAGCATTGGCATGGTGCTGCGCCGACGAGCGCCATGACTCACCTGGCCGTCACTGGGACGGTGGAGGGCAAGAGCGTGGAGTGGATGGAGAAGGTCAGCGAAGAACAGTACGGCGCCGCTGGAACGTCTACGGCCAGGCCGGATACGGTGGCGGTTTCGCAAACCCTGTCGGCCAAGCAGCAAGCCATCCCGCTGATTGCCGCCGCCATGGCGACGAGCAATATGCCTGGTCTCAACACTGCTTTGAATCGAGGGCTGGATGCCGGCCTTACCGTCAGCGAGGTGAAGGAAGTCCTGGTGCAGCTTTACGCTTACAGTGGCTTTCCCCGCAGCCTCAACGCCCTCGGCGAATTGATGAAAGTGGTGGAGGCGCGCAAGCAACGCGGCGTCCAGGACGACCCGGGGCGCGAGCCTGCTCGACTGATTCCTACCGGCGACGCGTTGCTGGCGGCGGGCACGGCCAATCAGACGCGCATTGCCGGTGCGCCCGTCCAGGGGCCGTTGTTCGACTTCGTCCCGGTCATCAACCAGTACTTGCAGACGCACCTGTTTGGCGACATTTTCGAGCGTGACAACCTGGACTGGCAAAGCCGCGAGCTGGCGACAGTCGCCGCGCTGGCGGTCACTCCCGGCGTGGAGTCGCAACTGCGCTCGCACCTGGCCGCCAGCCTGCGAGTCGGCTTGAGCGCTGCACAGCTGCGGCAACTGATCCAGCTACTGGACGAGCAGGGCGACGCCGCCGCGGCCAAGCGTGCCAGTGAAGCGTTGGACACCGTCCAGGCCAATCAACCCACGTAG
- the metC gene encoding cystathionine beta-lyase → MSQTLTPQQLQRWLFDGQEIALFDVREHGQYGEAHLFFGVNLPYSRLELEVRRLAPNLQVRLVLHDQDGGDLAARAAQRLQALGYVNVHILEGGADGWQAAGYQLFAGVHVPSKAFGEQVEAVRHTPHVSARQLAQWQARGEPLVILDGRPLEEYRKMTIPGSICCPNGELGYRVHDLVPDEQTPIVVNCAGRTRSIIGAQTLIDLGLKNPIYALENGTQGWHLEDLQLEHGSERRYADEVSSSTLPGQRLAATQLAERAGAPVVGVAQVEQWAADAGRSLFLCDVRTAEEFAAGTLSGAQHTPGGQLIQSTDLYVGVRQARVVLFDNDGVRAPIIASWLRQLGHGAFVLSGGLSSGLALPAPAGVAPEKLPLISVQALADALKDDAVVLIDLRSSRAYRKGHIAGARWSIRPLLARALAGEQRPLVLVADDARLAALAALELPQAEVRLLDGGPDAWRSADLALQEGADTLPDAQCIDFLFFTHDRHAGNKDAARQYLAWEIGLLAQMSEEEIASLKPLQGKPQSTVAERLRTHLVHGARTAKGVGARPVNVPVSRLSTVLFDNLAQMRDARARRDSERVLSYGARGNPTAFALEDLVTELEGGYRTRLFGTGLAAVAQTFLAYLRPGDHVLITDAVYAPVRRVARDFLEAFGIEVDYFAPDGSDLPGRLQANTKMVYTEVPGSLLYELCDLPAIAALCKPRGILLAVDNTWGAGVLYRPLALGADISIMALTKYLSGHSDVVMGSVCTRQEAWPALAAMSDTFGNTVSPDDAYLVLRGARTLVPRLDTHERQALEIAHWLQAQPQVKRVFHPALPEHPGHGLWQRDFNGSNGLLSFELREHDDAYLERFIDALQVFGLGASWGGFESLVTVADTQDRQRAEDRALNPVVRLHVGLEDVEVLIEDLRRGFAQAAASASMT, encoded by the coding sequence ATGAGCCAGACCCTAACTCCCCAGCAACTGCAGCGGTGGTTGTTCGACGGGCAGGAAATCGCCCTGTTTGATGTGCGTGAGCACGGCCAATATGGCGAAGCCCATCTGTTTTTCGGGGTGAACCTGCCCTATAGCCGTTTGGAGTTGGAAGTGCGGCGGCTGGCGCCGAACCTCCAGGTGCGGTTGGTGCTCCATGATCAGGATGGCGGGGATCTGGCGGCCCGTGCGGCGCAACGCCTGCAAGCGTTGGGCTATGTCAATGTGCACATCCTGGAGGGCGGCGCCGATGGCTGGCAGGCCGCCGGCTATCAGCTGTTTGCTGGTGTGCACGTGCCGTCCAAGGCCTTTGGCGAGCAGGTGGAGGCGGTCCGTCACACGCCTCACGTCAGCGCCCGCCAACTGGCGCAGTGGCAGGCCCGGGGTGAGCCGCTGGTGATCCTCGACGGCCGACCGTTGGAGGAGTATCGCAAGATGACCATTCCCGGTTCGATCTGTTGCCCCAACGGCGAACTGGGCTACCGCGTGCACGACCTGGTGCCGGACGAGCAGACCCCCATCGTGGTCAATTGCGCCGGCCGGACCCGCAGCATCATTGGCGCCCAGACGTTGATCGACCTGGGTTTGAAAAACCCGATCTATGCCCTGGAAAACGGTACGCAAGGCTGGCACCTGGAAGATCTTCAACTGGAACACGGCAGCGAGCGTCGTTATGCCGATGAGGTGTCGAGCAGCACGTTGCCGGGGCAACGCTTGGCGGCGACACAGCTGGCCGAGCGGGCCGGAGCGCCTGTCGTTGGGGTTGCCCAGGTCGAGCAGTGGGCCGCGGACGCCGGGCGCAGTCTGTTCCTCTGCGACGTGCGCACCGCCGAGGAGTTTGCCGCTGGCACGTTGTCGGGTGCGCAACACACGCCGGGCGGGCAGTTGATTCAATCCACCGATCTGTACGTGGGCGTGCGCCAGGCGCGGGTGGTGCTGTTCGACAACGACGGCGTACGCGCACCGATCATCGCCAGTTGGCTGCGGCAGCTGGGGCACGGGGCCTTCGTGTTGTCCGGTGGGTTGAGCAGTGGCCTGGCGTTACCGGCTCCAGCCGGCGTCGCGCCTGAGAAGCTGCCGCTGATCAGCGTGCAGGCCTTGGCCGATGCCCTGAAGGATGACGCAGTGGTCTTGATCGACCTGCGTTCGAGCCGGGCCTATCGCAAAGGTCATATCGCCGGGGCGCGTTGGTCGATCCGGCCGTTATTGGCCCGTGCACTGGCGGGTGAGCAGCGGCCGCTGGTGCTGGTGGCCGATGACGCCCGACTCGCCGCCCTGGCGGCACTGGAGCTGCCTCAAGCGGAGGTCCGTTTGCTGGACGGCGGTCCGGATGCCTGGCGCTCGGCGGACCTGGCGCTGCAAGAGGGCGCCGATACATTGCCGGATGCACAGTGCATCGATTTCCTGTTTTTCACCCACGACCGTCACGCTGGCAACAAGGATGCGGCGCGCCAATACCTGGCGTGGGAAATCGGTCTGCTGGCGCAAATGAGCGAGGAGGAGATCGCCAGCCTCAAGCCATTGCAGGGAAAGCCTCAAAGCACTGTCGCTGAACGGCTGCGGACCCATCTGGTCCATGGTGCGCGCACTGCAAAGGGCGTCGGTGCCAGGCCCGTCAACGTACCGGTCAGCCGCCTGAGCACGGTGCTGTTCGACAACCTGGCCCAGATGCGTGACGCCCGTGCCCGGCGCGACAGCGAGCGAGTCCTGAGTTATGGCGCCCGGGGGAATCCGACGGCCTTCGCCCTGGAAGACCTCGTCACTGAATTGGAGGGTGGCTACCGCACGCGGCTGTTTGGCACCGGGTTGGCTGCCGTGGCGCAAACCTTCCTGGCCTACCTGCGGCCTGGCGATCATGTGCTGATCACCGATGCGGTGTATGCCCCGGTACGGCGTGTGGCCCGGGACTTCCTCGAGGCCTTCGGCATAGAAGTCGACTACTTCGCCCCCGACGGCAGCGACCTGCCCGGACGGTTGCAGGCCAACACCAAAATGGTCTACACCGAAGTGCCCGGTTCCTTGCTGTACGAGCTCTGCGACTTGCCGGCCATCGCCGCACTCTGCAAGCCGCGCGGCATCTTGCTGGCGGTGGACAATACTTGGGGGGCGGGCGTGTTGTACCGGCCACTGGCATTAGGCGCCGACATCTCGATCATGGCCCTGACCAAATACCTGAGCGGCCACAGCGACGTGGTCATGGGCAGCGTGTGCACGCGTCAGGAGGCTTGGCCGGCACTGGCGGCCATGAGCGACACCTTCGGCAACACCGTCAGCCCCGACGACGCCTACCTGGTCCTGCGTGGCGCGCGCACCCTCGTGCCACGCCTGGACACCCATGAGCGCCAGGCCCTGGAAATCGCCCATTGGCTGCAGGCGCAACCGCAGGTGAAGCGGGTCTTCCATCCCGCGCTGCCCGAGCATCCCGGCCACGGGTTGTGGCAGCGGGATTTCAACGGCAGCAATGGGTTGCTGTCCTTTGAACTTCGCGAACACGACGACGCTTACCTGGAGCGATTCATCGACGCGTTGCAGGTGTTTGGGTTGGGCGCGTCCTGGGGGGGATTCGAGAGCCTGGTGACCGTTGCCGACACCCAGGATCGGCAACGTGCCGAGGATCGGGCATTGAATCCGGTGGTGCGCTTGCATGTGGGGTTGGAGGATGTCGAGGTGTTGATCGAGGACTTGCGGCGGGGATTTGCGCAGGCTGCTGCCAGTGCATCGATGACTTGA
- a CDS encoding alpha/beta hydrolase translates to MRTTLKATFMAAMIGMSGAGAADYKHNPFTLTYGGALTENEPGKVNIHPVSYKLNGLDIAANVYTPANYDAAKKYPVVIVAHPNGGVKEQVAGLYAQRLADQGYITITADAAYQGASGGEPRNVDKPAHRIEDIHGMADFIAGYPGADNTRLGLLGICGGGGYSLAAARTDKRFQSIATLSMFNSGLVRRNGYQDSQLSTVQARLQQASAARAQEAAGEEILYVGDAKLTDEQIAKLPFDLYRQGFEYYGKTHAHPNSTFRYTQSSLLDLMSFDATDQIELIDKPLLMIAGSNADSLYMSQQAFAKASGTQDKKLFTIAGATHIETYWVPAYVDIAMDQLTAFYARTL, encoded by the coding sequence ATGCGAACCACATTGAAGGCCACCTTCATGGCCGCCATGATCGGGATGTCCGGTGCCGGAGCGGCGGACTACAAGCACAACCCCTTCACCTTGACCTACGGTGGCGCGTTGACGGAGAACGAACCGGGCAAGGTCAACATCCATCCGGTGAGTTACAAGCTCAACGGCCTGGATATCGCCGCCAACGTCTACACGCCAGCCAATTATGACGCAGCGAAGAAGTATCCGGTCGTAATCGTCGCGCACCCCAACGGTGGCGTGAAGGAGCAGGTCGCAGGTCTCTATGCCCAGCGCTTGGCCGACCAGGGCTACATTACGATCACCGCCGACGCGGCCTATCAAGGGGCCAGTGGCGGTGAGCCTCGCAACGTCGACAAGCCTGCGCATCGCATCGAAGATATTCATGGGATGGCGGACTTCATCGCCGGTTATCCAGGGGCCGACAACACACGCCTGGGCCTGCTCGGCATCTGCGGCGGCGGCGGTTATTCACTGGCGGCAGCGCGAACCGATAAGCGCTTCCAGTCGATCGCGACCTTGAGCATGTTCAACTCTGGGCTGGTTCGCCGCAACGGCTACCAGGACTCGCAGCTGTCTACCGTTCAGGCGCGTTTGCAGCAGGCATCGGCGGCCCGCGCCCAAGAAGCGGCCGGTGAAGAAATTCTCTACGTCGGCGACGCCAAACTGACCGATGAACAGATCGCCAAGCTGCCGTTTGATCTGTATCGCCAGGGTTTCGAGTACTACGGCAAGACTCACGCCCACCCCAATTCGACCTTTCGCTACACCCAAAGCAGCCTCTTGGACCTGATGAGCTTCGATGCCACGGACCAGATCGAGCTGATCGACAAACCCTTGTTGATGATCGCCGGCAGCAACGCCGACAGCCTGTATATGTCGCAGCAAGCCTTTGCCAAGGCGAGCGGAACCCAGGACAAAAAACTGTTCACCATCGCCGGTGCTACTCATATCGAAACCTATTGGGTGCCGGCTTATGTGGACATCGCCATGGACCAACTGACCGCGTTTTACGCCAGGACGCTCTGA